In Candidatus Woesearchaeota archaeon, the sequence GGGGAAGTATAGACTTTGATAACCGTAATCAAATCCTTTTTTTCCCAGGAGGCAAGAGCAAAGATGTATTCTCCATTGGTGTTTACGACAACAGGCTTTACCTGAAAAATATGGGGAGAAAGAAGGTATTTGTTGGCAAGATGCTGCTTTGCCAGGCACACCATAAAATTATTTTTTATCTCAAAATGAACCATTCGCTTTTCTTTTTTGGCATTCCGGCAGAATGCTCGTATGTTCTCTGGTGGTCCTAAAATGAGTCCAGCACCGGTTACTAAAATGTGATCAGCCATGACTTGATGCGCAATAGGATATGCAGCAATCGTTACTTTATTTTTGTAGGCAAGAGAAGACATGAGTGCTCCTTTCAGCATTGGAATCTTAATTTTTGCAAGCCACATGCCGTCCAGAAAGAGCAACAGGATTTATAATGATTACTGCTTTTCTTCAGACAAAGAGTAAAACATAATTAGGGGCATAAAACGTAATAGTTATAAGGAAGTATCATTATGTATGGCCAAATAGGGATG encodes:
- a CDS encoding helix-turn-helix domain-containing protein is translated as MWLAKIKIPMLKGALMSSLAYKNKVTIAAYPIAHQVMADHILVTGAGLILGPPENIRAFCRNAKKEKRMVHFEIKNNFMVCLAKQHLANKYLLSPHIFQVKPVVVNTNGEYIFALASWEKKDLITVIKVYTSPPFNGQLLWKKQKKLTTIQTMTVNPNLTEKQKHCLHLAIEQRYYDYPRKITLKELAKIAGLSYSTYQFHLQNAEKKIMPFLESVVE